The Haloterrigena turkmenica DSM 5511 genome includes the window GGCAACTGCAGGGACGGCGTCCGTTCCGGCGGTGAGAGCCGCCCGTTCGGAATCCTCGAGAGCGACGACCCTCGAGGGACTGCGCACTGAAAGTTACTTCCGGCGGATCGTGGAACGGTCGCGTACGGCGATCGTCGGCCTCGTTCGCTCGCCTGCCGTCGGCAAGTCCCGTTCGAGGCCGGCGGTGCGGAGGTGTAACACGAATGGCAACGCTCACGCTCACGAGTCCCGAATTCGACGACGGCGAACGGATTCCCGACCGGTACGGCTACGAAGCCGCGAACGTTAACCCACCTCTCGAGATCGACGGCGTGCCGGACGACGCCGAGACGCTGGCGCTGATCGTCGACGACCCCGACGCAGTCGAACCCGCCGGAAAGGTGTGGGACCACTGGCTCGTCTGGAACGTTCCGGCCGAAGAGACGACGATCCCCGTGGACTGGAACCCCGACGACGCCGGCGCCGAGGAAGGAACCAATGACTACGGAGAACCGGGCTACGGCGGCCCGAACCCGCCGGACAGAGAGCACACGTATCGGTTTACCGTCTTCGCGGTGGCCGACGCGATCGATCCGGGAACGGACCCCGACGCCGACGATCTCAGGGACGCGATGGAGGGACGGACCGTCGCGAAGGCGACGCTCGAGGGAACGTATCCGGCCTGACCCGAACCGACGACGTCGTCCCGAACCCGCGGGTGGCGGCGGTCGTCAGTCCTCGAGTCCGCGCTCGGAGAGTTCACGGATCCGTTCGCTCCCGCTGTCGACGTAGCCGCCGTGGTAACAGACCACGTGCTCGATTTCGCGGGTCGCCAGCTCGCCGACTGAGTCGAGGGCGCGATCCATGTCGGGCGTGAACTCGGGCTTCGGGCCCGACAGGGTGCCGTCTACGTCGTCCGCGACGAGAGCGTCCCCGGCGATCAAGAAGCCGTCCTCCGGAAAGTACAGGGAAACGTGTCCGGGCGCGTGGCCCGGCGTCTCGAGGACGTCCATCGGGCCGGCGAGGGTCGGGATCCGGACGCCGCCGGCGAGTTCCAGATCGACGTCGACGGGGGGATAGCGGTCGCCGTCGCCCTTGATGGGGTCGCGCTCGCCGGTGACGTACGGCGCCTCCTCGCGGTGGGTCGCGACGACCGCGTCGACGGCTTCGAGCAACTCGTCGAGTCCGCCCGCGTGATCGGCGTCGTGGTGGGTTAACACGACGAGCCAGATGTCCTCGAGAGCGTAGCCGAGCGATCGAAGGTGCGTGCGAATGCCCTCGAGCGACCCCTCCGGACCGGCGTCGATCAGGACTGGTCCGCGCTCGGTCTCGACCAGCGTCGGAGTGAGCGTGAGCGTTCGATTACCGTACTCTACCGTGATCGGGAGCGTGTGGACGCCCGCCTCGCGTTCGTCTGCCGGCATACTCGAGTCGTTCGCTCCCAGCACGAAAGGACTGTCCGTCCGGTTCCCTCGCGTCGCCCGCCGTGGGGCGACAACTATCCATTGCAATCTAAACAATTAGCAAAAAATACTTTTAGTTTCAATTATGTATGAGGTAAACGATGGCTGCCGAGTCGCAGTTCCCTAGCCTCGAGGACGAGATCGATCCGTTTGCGAACGCACCGACGCGGACGCTCTCGGAGACGGTTCGGCCGCTGGCCAACGCCTACGACGAGCGGATCGGCGACCGGGATCGATCGACGTGGCGGTGGTTCGACGCGGTCGAACCCGAGTTTCGCCTGTCCTGTGTCGACGACGAGCGCGGCCGGCACGTTCGCGACGCGAAGGTGCTCGCCACGATGTTCATCACCGTCATCGACGACGTCGCCGAGCGACACGGCGACCGAGCGACCCTCGAGGAACTGCTACTCGTCCCGTTCGACTCGCGACCGGCCGATCCGACCCGCGACGGCGTCGACGGCGAGTACGTTCGGTTCCAGCAGGAGCTCTGGGACGCGCTGTTGTCGCAGTTCCGGGAGAGTTCGCGGGCCGAGGAGTTCGAACCGCTGTTCCGGTTCGACGTGCGCCAGGCGCTCCAGTCAGTCGACTACTCGGCGCTGCTGGCCCGGTATCCCGGCCTCGCCGGCGAGCGCGAGCTCCAAACCTACGACGTCTACAACATGATGCTCTTCCCGTTCGCCGATATCGACCTCGCGACCTCCTCCGGATTCGAGATGCGCGACCTCTCGGCCGTTCGGGATGTCGTCGCCCATGGGCAGCGGATGGCGCGGATCGGGAACTGGATCGCCACCTGGGAGCGCGAGCTCGCCGAGGGCGACTACAGTTCGGGCGTCGTGGTCCGCGCCCTCGAGTCCGGCGTTGTGTCGGTCGACGAACTCCGGGCGCTCCGACGGGAGCCGTCCGAGGAGGCGGTCAGCGTGATCGCCGAACGGATCCGCGGCGCCGGCATCGAAGCCGCGTTCGTCGAGCAGTGGCGCCGCGAGTACGAGCGGGGCGCCGACTACTGCGGCGAGATCGAGTCGATCGACGTCCGGGCGTACCTCGATGGGTTCGTCCCGATCTTCCGCTCGCAGCTCGCGCGCCGGTCCGGAGCCTGACGTCTTTCGCGGGTACGGTGCCCGGAAGCGCGACCCATCGGTGCTGGGCGGCTACTCGAGGGCCATCTCGATCGCGCTCTCGAGGTCGCCGATCAGATCGTCGACGTGTTCGATGCCGACGCTCACGCGAACGAGGCCGTCCGTGAGCCCCGCTTCGACGCGCTCCTCGCGGGGAATGGCGGCGTGGGTCATCGGCGCTGGCTGTTCGATCAGGCTCTCGACGCCGCCGAGGCTTTCCGCGAGGGTGAAGACGTCGGTGTTCGAGACGACCTCGCTTGCCTCCTCCATGCTCGCGTCGAGTTCGAAGCTCAGCATCCCGCCGAAGTCGTCCATCTGCTCGGCGGCGATCTCGTGGCCCGGATGGGACTCGAGGCCGGGGTAGTAGACGCGGTCGACGTCGGGGTGGTCGTCGAGCCACTCGGCGATGGCGCGGGCGTTCTCGCAGTGGCGGTCCATGCGGACGGGCAGGGTCTTGGTGCCCCGGAGGACGAGGAAGCACTCGAAGGGACCCGGCGTCGCACCGACGGAGTTCTGGTAGAAGCCCAGTCGCTCGTCGAGGTCGGCGTCGTTGGTCAGCAGCGCGCCGCCGACGACGTCCGAGTGGCCGCCCAGATACTTCGTCAGGGAGTGCGAGACGATATCTGCACCCAGATCGAGCGGCCGCTGGAGGTACGGCGTCGCGAAGGTGTTGTCGATCGCACAGAGCGCGTCGTTGTCGTGAGCGATCTCGGCCGCGCCCGCGATGTCGACGATCGACATGAGCGGATTGGTCGGCGTCTCGAGCCAGAGCAGTTCCGTCTCCTCGCGGAACGCGGCCTCGATCTCACCGAGGTCGGTCATATCGACGAACGAGAACTCGAGGTCGTACTCCTCGTAGACCTGCGTGAAGATGCGGTGGGTGCCGCCGTAGACGTCGTTGCCGGTGACGACGTGATCACCGGCCTCGAGGAGGTTGAGCACGGTGTTGATCGAGGCCATCCCGCTGGCGAACGCGCGGCCGTGGGCGGCGTTCTCGAGGCTCGCGAGGTTTTCCTCGAGATCCGTGCGGGTCGGATTCCCGGTCCGGGAGTACTCGTACCCGCGGTGGTCGCCCGGCGCGTCCTGTTTGTACGTGGAGTTCGCGTGAATCGGCGTCATCAGCGCGCCCGTTTCGGGATCGGGCTCCTGTCCGGCGTGGATCGAGCGGGTCTCGATTCGACGTGGCTCCTGCTCGCCGCGGCCGTCGGCGCCGTCTCCATCGCTGTCGGAGTCGTCCATACCGGCCCAACGGACTCGAGCGGGGAGACTCTTGCTCCTGCGGGGCGGCGCAATTCCCGGCGGGACCCTGAGTGGCCGGGACCCGCCTTACTGGAGCTGTCGGCGCTTCGGCGACTCCGTGACCGAGGCCGAGACGACGTGATCGACGAGCTTCGCCTCGATCTTCCGGAGGTGTTCGCCGACCGTCCCGCCCGCGATACCGACCTCGCGACCGATCTCCTCGTAGGTCGTCTCTCGAGGCGAGCCGTAGTAGCCGAGTTCGATCGCCGTCTCGAACAGTCGGCGCTGTTTCGGCGTGAGCGACGCGAGGAAGACGTTCTCCTCGGGTTCGAACGGTTGTTTCGTCTCGAGGGTGAGATCGACGGTGTCGGGCACGACCGACCGTGCCCGCTGGAACGACTCCTCGGTCGCGAACAGCGACACCTTGAGGTCGCCACCGCGGACGTACGTCAGCGGCGGGTCGAGGAACACCTGAAAGTCCCGCGTCACCCGCAGGAGTTCGCTGACGGTGTCGTTGGGAACGAACCGCGAACAGACGAAAATTCGGTCGCCGAACTCCTCGATCCAGTAGCCGAGCGAGCCGAGCTCCTCGTCGACGAGCGCCTCGACGCGTTCGAACTCTCCCGCGAGTTCGTAGACCATCACCCCGAGCCCGTCGGGGCGGAGACGGATCCGGTGGATCGCCACGCGATCGACCCCTTCGCGGCGATCGATCCGCTTTTCGAACGGATGAAACCAGCCACCCTGCGGCGAGAGCCGAAGTTCGTACTGACGCATCAATGCGTGTGGATACCACAGGGTCCCTTCAATAAACACCCGCTACGCTCCCAGTGAGCGAGAACCGGCCGACCGACCGCGCGCCCTCCAGTGATCAGCTCGCTGCACCGGCCGGTTTTGCCGTCACTACCGCCAGACGGCGGGCCGATCGGCTCGTCACCGCCGCGGCCGTACGAATACGTGCGTTTTATAACGCCGACCGGACAACACCGTCGTACGACTATGCCGAACTCTAATGGCCCTCGTCAGGGATCCCGTAGAAAACTCTCGAACGAACCTCGAAACCGCGGCACCTCGTCGCCACAGCGCGCGATTCAGGAGTACGAGGAGGGCGAGAAGGTCCACCTCAAGATCGACCCGAGCGTCCCCAACGGCCGCTTCCACCCGCGCTTCGACGGACAGACCGGCGAAGTCGTCGGCAAACAGGGCGACGCCTTCAAGGTCCAGATCAGCGACCGCGGCAAGGAGAAGACGCTGATCGTCACCGCCGCGCACATGCGCGCCCAGAACCAAGAGAAGTCCCGGATCTGAGCGAGCATGACGATCTTCAAGGAGATCGTCGACGAGGAGTTCCTCACGGTCTCGGAAACGAAGGAGCTGCTCGCCGACATCGAAGCCGAACGGGCGCTAGACGAGGATCGGGAGCTGCCGTACGAGCTCGCACGCGCAGTCGAGCACGTCAACCGATTCACCGTCTTAGAGCCCGAGGAGGCACAGGACCTCGTCGACCAGCTCCAGGAGGTAGAGAAGGTCGACGAACCGACGGCGTACAAGATCGCCAACCTCCTGCCGCGTAACCGCGACGAGCTCCGCTCGGTGTACGCACAGCAACGGTACTCGCTGTCGGGCGACGAACTCGACGAGATCCTCAACGTCGTCGCCCAGTACGCCTGACCGCGGGCCGACTCTTTAAGTACGCCGTCGCCGTATGGTTATCACAATGACCGAATCCGATAGCGGCGAGGCGGACGTCCGTCGCGCAGTCGTATTGGACTATCTCGCGCACGGGCTCTCGGACGACAGCCGTCCGCAGTACGAGAAATCGCCGGCCGGCTACGCCCTCGAGACCGATAACTTCGAGCTCTATCAGGTCGCGTTCGACGAGGACGAGCGACTCACGATCGGCAGCGATGTCGTCATCGAGCCCGCCGGCGAACGCGACGTCGTCACCGAAGCCCGGCGGGTCGAGTACGAGGACCTCTCCTCGGGCGCCCAGTCGGAACTCGAGTACGTCGTCGCGGACCTCGTCGAGGACGAGGAGGAGCGGTTCGTCGACTTCTACAACGACGCCCAGCCGATCACGCTGCGGCTCCACCAGCTGAACCTCCTGCCGGGGATCGGGAAGAAGCTCCGCAACAGCATCCTCGACGAACGCAAGCGAAAGCCCTTCGAGAGCTTCGAGGAGCTCTCCGAACGCGTCTCCGGGCTCCACGACCCCGACGAGATCCTCGTCGAGCGCATTCTGGAGGAACTGCGCGACGACGACCTGAAGTACCAGACGTTCGTCGGCCGGCGCGAACAGGAACAGAACCAGTGAGGGCCACTCCGGCGCGACCGACGAGGAGTTCCTGACGACGACCGGGATCCGTCGCAGCCGACAGTCACTTCTCCGTAGCTTTTGGCGCTCGAGCGACCGATGCAATCGATCAGACGGAGAGTCTCGATAAGAGAGTTTATATTACTAACGTGTTGACGTCGATTCAATGGCAGTATCCCGACGAACGTGTCTTGCACTCGGCGGAGGCGGCGGTCTCGCGGCGCTTTCGGGCTGTCTCGACTTCGGTTCGGAGACGCCCCAGCTGTCGCTGACGCTGCTGAACTTCGACTCGGAGCGACACGAGATCAACGTCGAGGTGTTTCGCGCGGACGCCGAGGAGTACACCGACGCGGTCGTCTTGCGAGAGCAGTACGAACTCTCGCCGCCGCCCGAGGACGCCGTCGCGGCGGAACGGACGGACGACGGCGCGCTCGAGAGCGACACGTACGTCGTCGACGTCACCGTTTCGACGGCGCCGGCGGTGAGCGATACGTACCACTTCTATCCAGCGCTGGCGGACGACGACCGTACCGATAGGCTCTTCATCGAACTCCGTACCGATCCGGACAGCGGCGACCGCTATATCGACTTTCAGCAAAACCACTGACTCGCCGCCGTCGTCGAACGGCGCCCCTCGAGATACCCGCGATGGGGTCGGTTCGAGCCGGAACCGCTCGAGGGTCGTACCGAAACCGCGAGACGGTGCGTTTACACCCGTCCCCGCGCAACCACAGTCAATGAGAGACCCAGACGGACTGACCGCGCGGGCGGGCGTCCGCGGCGATCCGGACCGGGACCAGCACTTTCTGGTCGACGACCGGGTGCTGGACCGACTGCCGACCTACCTGCAAGAGATCGACGCCGACACCGACCACGTCCTCGAGATCGGCGGTGGGACGGGCGCGCTGACGGACCGACTGCTGGCGATGGGTGACGAGGGCAAGGTGACCGTCGTCGAGCGCGACCGGGAACTCGCCGAGTTCCTGCGAGAGGAGTTCGCCGACGAGATCGCGGCCGGCAACCTGACGGTGATCGAGGGCGACGCCCTCGAGGTCGACCTGCCCGAGTTCACGGCCTCGCTCTCGAACCTGCCCTACGGCGTCTCGAGCGAGATTACCTTCCGCCTCCTCCCCGAAGGGCGACCCCTCGTCCTCATGTTCCAGCGGGAGTTCGCTGAGCGAATGGTCGCCGAGCCCGGTACCTCGGAGTACGGCCGGCTCTCGGTGTCGACCCAGCACTACGCGGCGCCCGAGATCGTCGAGACGATCCCCAAGGAGGCGTTCTCGCCCCCGCCGGCCGTCGAGAGCGCGGTCGTCAGACTCGAGCCCCGCGATCCCGACTACGAGGTCGGCGACGAGGAATTCTTCCTGCGGTTCGTGAAGGCGCTGTTCACCCAGCGGCGGAAGACGATTCGGAACGCAATCCGCAACACGGCACACATCACCGGCCTCGAGGCTCCCGAGGCGGTCGTCGAGGCAGCCGACGAGGAGCTCCTCCGGAAGCGGGCCGACGCGATGGCGCCCGCGGAGTTCGCGGCGCTGGCCGAACTCGCGGCCGAAGTCGGCGAGCCGAACGAGGCTCGAGCGCAGTGAGCGCCGCGGAGGCCCGACTCGACCCGGTTCCGATCGGGTTCGACCGACGGATACTCAAGCCTGCGCGAACCAGTCGCTCGAGAGACGCGTGATCCCATGTCCGTGCCACTGACCGCTCTCGAGTCCGTGCCACTGACCGCTCTCGGTCGGCTGTCGGACGCGTTCGGGACCGAGTTCCAGATCGCGGCGACGGTCGCGGTGATCGCCGCGCTGCTGGCCGTGTTGCTGTCCTATCGGCGGCTCCAAGACTGGCTCAGCGAGCGGACCAAGCCGCTGTACGGCGACATCGCGTCGACGGCCCTCCTCATCGCGACCTGCGTGATCACCCTCAGCGTCGTCCTCGAGGTGTGGAACCTCACGGGCGACGCCTATACGCTCTACTCGGAAGGGTTGGGGCTCGACGAGACGGTCTTCGTCCGAGCGGCGGTCACGTTCATTCTCGTAATCGGGACGCTGATCGTCACGCGATTCGTCAAGCGAGTTATCACGGAGGTGCTGAGTTCGGCGTCGGCGGTCACGGACCACCAGCGCGAGGTCACCCACCGGATCTCGCAGGTGATCATCTGGTCGGTGTCGCTGGTCGTCATCCTCGGCGTCTGGGTCGACGACCTCGGCGGCCTGCTGGTCGGGGCCGGGTTCCTCGGTATCGTCGTCGGTATGGCCGCCCGCCAGACGCTTGGCACCGTCCTCGCGGGCTTCGTCCTGATGTTCGACCGGCCCTTCGAGATCGGCGACTGGATCGAGGTCGAGGACCACGAGGGGATCGTCACCGACATCTCGATCGTCAACACCCGCATCCAGTCGTTCGACGGCGAGTACATCATGATCCCCAACGACGTCATCTCCTCGAGCGCGGTCACGAACCGCTCGAGACGCGGTCGGCTGCGCATCGAGATCGACGTCGGCGTCGACTACGCGAGCGACGTCGAGCGGGCCGCGGAGATCGCCAGGACGACGGTCGAGAACCTCGACCGATCGCTGACGGCGCCGTCGCCCCAGGTCGTCAGCAAGTCCTTTGGCGATTCGGCGGTCGTCCTCGGCGTGCGGTTCTGGATCGACAACCCCTCCGCCAGACGCCGCTGGCAGGCCCGCACGGACGCGGTCAACGCGATCAAGACGGCCTTCGAGGACGAGGCGATCAAGATCCCGTACCCGCAGCGCGAACTGTCCGGCCGGGCCGAAACGAACGGGTTCCGGATCAACGACGGCGAGCCTCGAGCGAGCGACGCCGGACAGGCGGGCAGCGGTGATGAAACGGACGGACGCGACGGCGAGAGCACGAAGCGGGAGACGAACCGGATGACGCACACGGAGGACGATTGAATGGGACTCGAGGACCGACGCGACGTGGAAACGGACGTCTACCAGCCCGCAGAGGACTCGCACCTCCTCGCGGACGCGGCCTGCGACGACCTCGCCGACGCCGACGAGGGCTCACTTGTCCTCGAGGTCGGCACCGGCTCGGGCTACGTCGCGGGCCGAATCGACGACGAAACGCCCGCGCGCGTGATCGCCGCGGATCTGAACCCCCACGCGGTTCGCCAGGCCCGCGAGGCAGACCTCGAGGCGGTCCGGGCCGACCTCGTGGCGCCGTTCGCGGACGGCGCCCTCGACGCGGTCGCCTTCAATCCGCCGTACCTGCCGACCGATCCCGACAACGAGTGGGACGACTGGATGGAACGGGCCCTCTCGGGCGGCGAGGACGGTCGCGCGGTCATCGATCCCTTCCTCGCGGACGTCGGCCGCGTCCTCAAACCGAGCGGCAGCGTCTATCTGCTGGTTAGCAGCCTCACGGGGGTCGACGAGGTGGTCGAGGAAGCCGGCGAGCACGGCTTCAGCGCCGCCGCCGTGGCCGACGAGTCGTTCCCCTTCGAGACGCTGACGGTGCTCGAGTTGTTCCGCTGAGGGCTCGAGTCGGTCGCGTCTCGGAAGCGATCAATTCTCGGCTGCGATGTCCGGAGAATCTCTGTGCGGACTATTCGCACGATTTGCGGGAAGAATCGAGGATCGCGGTTGAAACCTGCAAGAATTACTCCAGTGTATTAGCAAGGATGGAAAATATTAAGCGTCGGTATAGCCTAGCCGTTTCCACGATGACTGAGTACGTTTCGACCACGCCGGGGCTCTATCCGCTCCCGGACTGGGCGAAAGACGACCTCTCTGACCTGAAGGGACACCAGAAACACGACCTCATCAGCGGCGACGAGGGCGAGGAGATCACCGCGGCCTACGACGAGGCCCGCGAGGAAGTGATCGGCGTCCAGGAGGAGGCCGGCCTCGACCGCATCGTCGAGGGCCAACTGCGCTGGGACGACATGCTCGCCCACCCGCTGGCCGTCCACGACGCCGTCGAGACCCGCGGGATCGTCCGCTACTACGACAACAACAACTTCTACCGAGAGCCGGTCGTTCAGGACGACCTCGGCTTTTCCGGCGACGTCGCGAACGAACTCGAGGCGACTGCGGAACTGACCGACGGTGACCTGCAGGCCGTCCTCCCCGGTCCGTACTCGCTTTCCGATCTCGCCACCGACGAGTACCATGGTGACGAGGCCGAGTTCCTCGGCGCTATCGCCGACTTCCTCGAGGGCGAGGTCGACGCCTTCCCCGAGATCGAGACGCTGTTCCTGCTCGAGCCGTCGCTGGTCGAGTCGGCCCCCGAGGACGGGCAGGACGAACGCGCGAGCGAGGCGATCGATCAGGTCGCGAGCGCGACCGACGCCGACGTCGTCGTCCAGCCCTAC containing:
- a CDS encoding 5-methyltetrahydropteroyltriglutamate--homocysteine methyltransferase — its product is MTEYVSTTPGLYPLPDWAKDDLSDLKGHQKHDLISGDEGEEITAAYDEAREEVIGVQEEAGLDRIVEGQLRWDDMLAHPLAVHDAVETRGIVRYYDNNNFYREPVVQDDLGFSGDVANELEATAELTDGDLQAVLPGPYSLSDLATDEYHGDEAEFLGAIADFLEGEVDAFPEIETLFLLEPSLVESAPEDGQDERASEAIDQVASATDADVVVQPYWGALEEKVYAHLLDADIDAVGFDFVANQDDNLYNIQEYGATDDVALGLADGQNTLVEDPEAIRDRTEWVEGQLGVTEFETVYLTTNTETFYLPYSKYQEKLAVLAEAADLAEVTAA
- a CDS encoding 16S ribosomal RNA methyltransferase A, which translates into the protein MRDPDGLTARAGVRGDPDRDQHFLVDDRVLDRLPTYLQEIDADTDHVLEIGGGTGALTDRLLAMGDEGKVTVVERDRELAEFLREEFADEIAAGNLTVIEGDALEVDLPEFTASLSNLPYGVSSEITFRLLPEGRPLVLMFQREFAERMVAEPGTSEYGRLSVSTQHYAAPEIVETIPKEAFSPPPAVESAVVRLEPRDPDYEVGDEEFFLRFVKALFTQRRKTIRNAIRNTAHITGLEAPEAVVEAADEELLRKRADAMAPAEFAALAELAAEVGEPNEARAQ
- a CDS encoding DUF655 domain-containing protein — protein: MTESDSGEADVRRAVVLDYLAHGLSDDSRPQYEKSPAGYALETDNFELYQVAFDEDERLTIGSDVVIEPAGERDVVTEARRVEYEDLSSGAQSELEYVVADLVEDEEERFVDFYNDAQPITLRLHQLNLLPGIGKKLRNSILDERKRKPFESFEELSERVSGLHDPDEILVERILEELRDDDLKYQTFVGRREQEQNQ
- a CDS encoding YbhB/YbcL family Raf kinase inhibitor-like protein, encoding MATLTLTSPEFDDGERIPDRYGYEAANVNPPLEIDGVPDDAETLALIVDDPDAVEPAGKVWDHWLVWNVPAEETTIPVDWNPDDAGAEEGTNDYGEPGYGGPNPPDREHTYRFTVFAVADAIDPGTDPDADDLRDAMEGRTVAKATLEGTYPA
- a CDS encoding mechanosensitive ion channel family protein produces the protein MSVPLTALESVPLTALGRLSDAFGTEFQIAATVAVIAALLAVLLSYRRLQDWLSERTKPLYGDIASTALLIATCVITLSVVLEVWNLTGDAYTLYSEGLGLDETVFVRAAVTFILVIGTLIVTRFVKRVITEVLSSASAVTDHQREVTHRISQVIIWSVSLVVILGVWVDDLGGLLVGAGFLGIVVGMAARQTLGTVLAGFVLMFDRPFEIGDWIEVEDHEGIVTDISIVNTRIQSFDGEYIMIPNDVISSSAVTNRSRRGRLRIEIDVGVDYASDVERAAEIARTTVENLDRSLTAPSPQVVSKSFGDSAVVLGVRFWIDNPSARRRWQARTDAVNAIKTAFEDEAIKIPYPQRELSGRAETNGFRINDGEPRASDAGQAGSGDETDGRDGESTKRETNRMTHTEDD
- a CDS encoding 50S ribosomal protein L21e — protein: MPNSNGPRQGSRRKLSNEPRNRGTSSPQRAIQEYEEGEKVHLKIDPSVPNGRFHPRFDGQTGEVVGKQGDAFKVQISDRGKEKTLIVTAAHMRAQNQEKSRI
- a CDS encoding RNA polymerase Rpb4 family protein, with translation MTIFKEIVDEEFLTVSETKELLADIEAERALDEDRELPYELARAVEHVNRFTVLEPEEAQDLVDQLQEVEKVDEPTAYKIANLLPRNRDELRSVYAQQRYSLSGDELDEILNVVAQYA
- a CDS encoding HemK2/MTQ2 family protein methyltransferase — translated: MGLEDRRDVETDVYQPAEDSHLLADAACDDLADADEGSLVLEVGTGSGYVAGRIDDETPARVIAADLNPHAVRQAREADLEAVRADLVAPFADGALDAVAFNPPYLPTDPDNEWDDWMERALSGGEDGRAVIDPFLADVGRVLKPSGSVYLLVSSLTGVDEVVEEAGEHGFSAAAVADESFPFETLTVLELFR
- a CDS encoding helix-turn-helix domain-containing protein; its protein translation is MRQYELRLSPQGGWFHPFEKRIDRREGVDRVAIHRIRLRPDGLGVMVYELAGEFERVEALVDEELGSLGYWIEEFGDRIFVCSRFVPNDTVSELLRVTRDFQVFLDPPLTYVRGGDLKVSLFATEESFQRARSVVPDTVDLTLETKQPFEPEENVFLASLTPKQRRLFETAIELGYYGSPRETTYEEIGREVGIAGGTVGEHLRKIEAKLVDHVVSASVTESPKRRQLQ
- a CDS encoding MBL fold metallo-hydrolase translates to MPADEREAGVHTLPITVEYGNRTLTLTPTLVETERGPVLIDAGPEGSLEGIRTHLRSLGYALEDIWLVVLTHHDADHAGGLDELLEAVDAVVATHREEAPYVTGERDPIKGDGDRYPPVDVDLELAGGVRIPTLAGPMDVLETPGHAPGHVSLYFPEDGFLIAGDALVADDVDGTLSGPKPEFTPDMDRALDSVGELATREIEHVVCYHGGYVDSGSERIRELSERGLED
- a CDS encoding cystathionine gamma-synthase; this translates as MDDSDSDGDGADGRGEQEPRRIETRSIHAGQEPDPETGALMTPIHANSTYKQDAPGDHRGYEYSRTGNPTRTDLEENLASLENAAHGRAFASGMASINTVLNLLEAGDHVVTGNDVYGGTHRIFTQVYEEYDLEFSFVDMTDLGEIEAAFREETELLWLETPTNPLMSIVDIAGAAEIAHDNDALCAIDNTFATPYLQRPLDLGADIVSHSLTKYLGGHSDVVGGALLTNDADLDERLGFYQNSVGATPGPFECFLVLRGTKTLPVRMDRHCENARAIAEWLDDHPDVDRVYYPGLESHPGHEIAAEQMDDFGGMLSFELDASMEEASEVVSNTDVFTLAESLGGVESLIEQPAPMTHAAIPREERVEAGLTDGLVRVSVGIEHVDDLIGDLESAIEMALE